AATATGTCTCAGTGATAGTCCATTCATGTGGAGGAAGCTGTCACCTCTTCCTGGCTAGCTGATTATGTAATCTATTGCTCAATTGTCTGCTTGTGCAAGAACccagaaaagtcaatggaaaatcatCAGACACAAACCATAAACACTTGGAAGTGTAAAGGAACGCTATGACAGCGAGGGGATTCAGGGTGGAGTTAAGACTGATTTGGTATATCACAGGGTGGAGAAAAACACTCTGGATCCAGTCACTGTGGAAGTAGCTTGATGAGCGAGGGTACTTCATAAAAGACTGGGTCCTAGTTCCTTGAGGCTAACAGGCACTGCAAAAGACTGAACTTTGGTATGAGCttctactttattagataggaaaggacGCTGTTAATAAGTGTAGGCCCCCAttcacattttatgattttgtttggtctataaccatttgtttccatctctCACACTCGTGTCTATTGAATCTTTATACTTAAATACATTTCCTTTGGTTTTATGATAATTGAACTCAAGTGCTCTGTGTAATACAGCAGCAGCGGGCTAAGTTAAAACTGGGGCATGCTGTTCTTTTGGGAACAGAGGATCTGAGATGTCTGTGGATATCCTGTGATCAGGAGCTGGATACCATAAGAGTACACGTTGAAGGGACTTGGGGTGAATCTATTATCCTTGTGCAGGGCAAAGGCAGGGTTGGCATAGCCCAGCGGCTATGTGCTCGAGTGTCTGATAGGCTGGTTGCATTAGGGAGCTAACACCCACTTGGCATATgcaagactccctcatgctggaAGCAGGTGGCAATAAGGTGACTCTCAGCTGTGGGGGCCCTGAGAAGTGTCCCAGGAGATTCTTCTGGGAGATGTGCAGTTGACAAATGAAAAGTGTGTGTTGCCATGAGGGCTGTGTTTTGGAGGCTATTGCATGTGCTGGTTGTGTTGATTTACATCCAAACTAAAATAAATTGCATTAACAGATTGAGCCACTAGTGTCTTTTAAGGAGGAGAGGTGGTGATAGAGTGAGGCTCTTCCCTATCTGATACTATTATCTTATAGTGGGAACAACTTGAAGAGAAGTGGGGGAGCTTTGTGCCCATTTTAATTTACACAGGGTGGAGTGATGCCCGTTTTTTCTTCCAAAAGATTGGGGGGGTTACTCCCACTCTCCTCTTCTCAAACTCCAGAAGGAAGAAAAGATGTGTAGAAGCAATTCCTGGGATGGTTCCCACTTTCACACAGCAGTATCAGGTAAGGAAATATGTCACTCcttaccccccccacacacacaccaaaaaataGATGCCAGTGATTAATGGGGTTTATGCTATGGTGGGTATGGATTTGGGTCaatctattttgtttttatattagtGAGGGAACAGAGGGTCAgctcttcagctagtgtaaatcagcacaactGTGTCTTCCATGGAGCTATGCTGGGGCACACAATGCACTCAAGGTTAGTATAGTACTGGAAGGTTCATTTTTTGAGGGGAGGGGCTACTTGGGATGTTCCCAAATATACAGGGAAGCTTTGTTACCCACAAAGTAGCATGCGTCCTAGAAAATGTATTTCTCCCAACATTTTGCTGACAGGAAGTTCTACTTCACAAGGCTTGAAAAGAAAGGCCACCAGGAAGATAATGTTCCGCTTTCACAGatccatggttttttttttctttataagatTAATAGTTTTCCAGAATTTCACGCACAGCATTACTGATCTAGACACTAGAGTCAGTCTCATTGTATTGTGAAGTGTGCATAGCGCTTCAACGCCCTCTAGTGGTAGATCTGATTATGGCAAGTTGTTTATTTAGATGTATTTTTATTTGCACCTACATAGGCTCGAGGGCCTCGATCTTGCAAGATACTGAGCACTCTGGCTCTCATCcggcaaaacacttaagcatgtgattaattgCCAGTGAGCCGTCCCACTGACTTGTGCATTGCTGGATCCCGgctagtgctcagcaccttgcaggatcaagccctaaatgtaTTGTGAAAGATGAAaataaagacattaaaaagcAAATTTTCAACTCCTCTGGACAGATCAGACCCCTTCTTTCTCCTCCAACATCCCCTCCCACCTTCATCCCCTCACCCGAGGGTGCCCCCAATAACTTCGCTGTTCTTTCAATCAGTGTGTTCTCTCATTTTtcccatccatgtgcggaatgaattttgttatgtgcaccaccAGCAGAAACAAAAAATCTAGATAtaatataaatttttaaaattaccacagggataattactccagccaggacagtgtaggcattttagaactcactacttaAAGATTTAAATTTAAGCatcataagaaagaaagaaagcatgaaatgcatagaccagtcaaactAAAACAACATAGTTTGAAAGAAGTAACCaaaaacaacacaagtatgtgttgggagatGAAAGTAAAAGactgactgtgtgtgtgagagagagacagtgtgtggggtgtgtgtgtgtgagagagagagagagagacacacacaccgaCAGACAgcgtgtggtgtgtgtgtgtgagagagagacacacagacagcgtgtggggtgtgtgtgtgagagagagacacacacagacagcgtgtggggtgggtgtgtgtgagagagagagacacacacacagacagtgtgtggtgagtgtgtgtgtgtgtgagagagagagacacagacagtgtgtggtgagtgtgtgtgtgtgtgtgagagagagagagagacacacacagacacacacaaagactgtgtgtggggtgtgtgtgtgtgtgagagagagagacacacacacagacagacagtgtgtggggtgtgtgtgagagagagagagagacacacacacagacagtgtgtggggtgtgtgtgtgagagagacacacacacacagacagtgtgtggggtgtgtgtgtgtgtgtgtgagagagagagagagagagagacacacacacacagacagtgtgtggggtgtgtgtgtgtgtgtgtgagagagagagagagagagacacacacacacacacagacagtgtgtggggggtgtgtgtgtgagagagagagagagagacacacagacagtgtgtggggtgtgtgtgtgtgtgtgtgtgagagagagagagagagagacacacacacacacacacacacacagtgtgtggggtgtgtgtgagaagagAGAGAGTAACTGAGAAGAGGTTAGGCTAGTTCTTGACTGTTCCTGTTATCAAATGTTAAGTACAATTCTCAGTAAAGCACTTCCTTTGCAAATGTCTCTGCAAAATGCATAGTGCATTATGGTGCATTTAGCCAACACTGAGTATTTATGGTTTTTAAAGTACCAATGTACAGAAAAGCCAATGATGCCATATTCCTAAGTAGCGCTTCAGTTTTAATACACTGCATCATATAATATAATTTAAGGCATTCAAAAGTCAGTGTTTAAGTTGAAGTCTCCAGAAGCAAGCTAACTAGCTGGAGCCAGGAAAAGCATGGAGAGATGCTGAACAAGCTTTcatacacagctctgccaatgcaaccGGTCATGACAGGCTATAATCCTGCTATTCCTCAAGTTCTGAGCTGACATCGCCAGTCATGGTAAACTGTATGTGTCCCCTTACGTACAGAACCTTATTTTTACATCTCACACAAAAGACAGTATCTTCAGCCACACTCTCACCATGCTGGACATTGGATAAATACTGACATAGAGGGAAAGTCTCACCTACTCCACGTTTTCATAGTGTGGACCACATCTTGCGAAAGAGAGAAAGAGCCTCTTGGACACAGACCATTTCCCTTCCTAATCACAAAGGCACACACCCTCACTCTTCCTCATGGCAATTTAATAATATTTCTGTGGCAGCCACAACAATTGTTTACTGGAAAAAAGTAATATTAAGGAAGACTTTACAGTAGTTTCagcttttttaaaagcaagaggAGAGCCAGCAGCATGTGCTCCACAAACAAGTTAGGGAATCACTGACACCACCAATAGCTCCTGGGTTTTACTTTGTCATCTCCCAACTAAATACTAACCAGACCCATCCCTGCTCTTCTGGTAAAATCTAATGACATCAAAGCTCAATATAACTCTAAACTGTTGCACAAGTGTTTGGCTCCTAAATATCAATTGCATGCATTGGGAATTAGATTTACAGTAATTCTATCAAACACAGCTTtgtctgttagataaatgggtttTTTGACATAATTCCCTACGAAAAAAGAAGAATAAAGGTAAATTGGAGCTGAATGAGGAGTTGTCACTTATTCTTTGCTTTTGATTAATCCCCCACTGAAATGTGATCACGTGGCATGAAACATAGCAACAGGGAGAGCGTTTCATGAATGTAGCTATAATTACAAAACATTTCCCAAAAAGGGTGATGAACTGTTCTGTGAGACTTGATATGAAGCTGCATCTGCAACAGGACTCACTAATAATGCTCAGATTTCCGAAAAGAGTCCCCACTGGACCCAATATTAAGATCTAGATAGGATTTGCCAAAGGAATATATTTTAGAATATAAAAATTAGTCTTACAAGATAATGTAGAAAGAGAAAAAGTAAGGTATGAAGATAGTTATGACACACCAGGCTGCATTATTTACAGTATTGGTGCAAATGTTTATATACTATTTGCTATGCAAGTGCATTATCATTTGCTAcacattgtattctgtattgtgcTATGTGATAGCTGAATAAACTAACCACCCCTTGATGTTTAGAGGAGGTTATTGTTAAAGGGCTTGCTGGAATCAGTTGTGAAGCTGCAGTGTTTCAGTAAGACACAGTAAAGAAAAGTTTCAGGAACTACTGAAAATTTTCCccctaagtcccattttaaaaagtgacttagtcctggtctacactaggagttgaggttgaatttagcagcgttaaatcgatttaaccctgcacctatccacacgacaaagcccttttttcgacttaaagggctcttaaaatcgatttccttcactccacccccgacaaggggattagcgctgaaatcggccttgctgggtcgaatttggggtactgtggacgcaattagatggtattggcctccgggagctatcccagagtgctccattgtgaccgctctggacagcactctcaactcagatgcactggccaggtagacaggaaaaggcctgcgaacttttgaatttcaatttcttgtttggccagcgtggcaagctgcaggtgaccatgcagagctcatcagcagaggtgaccatgatggagtcccagaatcgcaaaagagctccagcatggaccgaacgggaggtacgggatctgatcgctgtacggggagaggaatccgtgccatcagaactacgttccagttttcgaaatgccaaaacatttgtcaaaatctcccagggcatgaaggacagaggctgtaacagggacccaaagcagtgccgcgtgaaacttaaggagctgaggcaagcctaccagaaaaccagagaggcaaacggccgctccgggtcagagcccaaaacatgccacttctgtgatgagctgcatgccattttagggggttcagccaccactaccccagccatgttgtttgactccttcaatggagatggaggcaacatggaagcaggttttggggacgaggaagatgatgatgatgaggttgtagatagctcaaaGCAAGCAAGGGGAGAAACCgtttttcccgacagccaggaactgtttctcaccctggacctggagccagtaccccccgaacccacccaaggctgcctcccagacccgccaggcggagaagggatctctggtgagtgtaccttttaaaatactatacatggtttaaaagcaagcatgtttaatgattaatttgccctggcattcgtggctctcctggatatactcccaaagcctttgcaaaaggtttctggggagggcaaccttattccatccaccatggtaggacactttaccacctcaggccagtagcacgtactcgggaatcattgtagaacaaagcattgcagtgtatgtttgctggcgttcaaacaacatccgttctttatctctctgtgttatcctcaggagagtgatatcattcgtgGTCATCTGactgaaatagggtgcttttcttaaggggacattcagaggtgcccgttcctgctgggctgtttgcctgtggctgaacagaaatgttccccgctgttagccacggggagggtggagggactagccacgcgctgggggtaggcaaaatgcgaccttggaatgaaagcacatgtgctgtgtatgtaatgttaacagcaaggtttaccgtgaaagagtgtacccattgttctataaaatgtctttttaaataccactgtccctttttttctctccatcagctgcatgtgtttcaaagatcacaggatcttctccttccaaGAGACTAGCGAAGATTAGAATTCGAAAAAAACGCatttgcgatgaaatgttctctgagctcatgctgtcctcccacactgacagagcacagacgaatgcatggaggcagacaatgtcagaatgcaggaaagcacaaaataaccaggaggagaggtggcgggctgaagagagtaagtggcaggctgaaagagggctgaagctgaaaggtggcggcagcatgatgagaggaggcaggattcaatgctgaggctgctggaggatcaaactaatatgctccagcgtatggttgagctgcaggaaaggcagctggagcatagaccgctgctacagcccctgggtaaccaaccgccctcctccccaagttccatagcctcctcacccagacgcccaagaacgtggtgggggggcctctggccacccagccactccaccccagaggattgcccaagcaacagaaggctggcattcaataagttttaaagttttaaacttttaaagtgctgtgtggccttgtccttctctcctccaccacccctcctgggctacctcagcagttatccccctatttgtgtgatgaattaataaagaatgcatgaatgtgaagcaacaatgactttattgcctctgcaagcggtgatcgaagggaggaggggagggtggttagcttacagggaagtagggtgaaccaaggggtggagggtttcatcaaggagaaacaaacagaactttcacaccgtagcctggctagtcatgaaactggttttcaaagcctctctgatgcgcaccacgccctcctgtgctcttctaaccgccctggtgtctggctgtgcgtaaccagcggccagacgatttgcctcaacctcccaccccgccataaacgtctcccccttactctcacagatattgtggagcacactgCAAGCAGTAATAATAGTCGGAATATTGgcttcgctgaggtctaaccgagtcagtaaactgcaccagcacgcttttaaacgtccaaatgcacattctaccaccattatgcacttgttcagcctgtagttgaacagctcctgactactgtccagcctgcctgtgtatggcttcatgagccatggcattgaggggtaggctgggtccccaaggataactataggcatttcaacatccccaacggttattttctggtctgggaataaagtcccttcctgcagcttttgaaacagaccagagttcctgaagatgcgagcgtcatgtacctttcctggccctcccatgttgatgttggtgaaacgtcccatgtgatccaccagtgcttgcagaactattgaaaagtactccttgcggtttatgtactcgccggcttggtgctctggtgccaagatagggatatgggttccgtctatggccccaccacagttagggaatcccattgcagcaaagccatccactatgacctgcacatttcccagggtcactatccttgatatcagcagatctttgattgtgttggctacttgcatcacagcagcccccacagtagatttgcccactccaaattgattcccaactgaccggtagctgtctggcgttgcaagcttccacagggctattgccactcgcttctcaactgtgagggctgctctcatcttggtattcttgcgcctcagggcaggggaaagcaagtcacaaagttccatgaaagtgcccttacacatgcagaagtttcgcaaccactgggaatcgtcccagacctgcaacactatgcagtcccaccagtctgtgcttgtttcccgggcccagaattggcgttccacctcatgagcctgccccattagcaccatgatgcccacattgccagggcccatgctttgagagaagtctgtgtccatgtcctcatcactctcatcaccgcgctgacgtcgcctactcgcccggtatcgctttgccaggttctgatgctgcatatactgctggataatgcgtgtggtgtttaatgtgctcctaattgccaaagtgacctgagcgggctccatgcttgccgtggtatggcgtctgcacagaaaaaaggcgcggaacgattgtctgccgttgccctgacagagggaggggcgactgatgacatggcttacagggaattaaaatcaacaaatggggtggctttgcgagaaactgaatggccccctcaaggatagaactcaaaactgggtttagcaggctgttgatttcacagagggagggaggagaaaatgaatacaaaacaaatctggtctatttattgttttgagccacttcatctatctttatacatcttgctggcagcaagcagcagactgtgcagtacgaccgctagccatcgtcatctcctgggtgctcggcagaagactactggccatcatcttctactagctgcagattaaaagacagtgcactgccagtaggactcaatcgccatgagacgaaacaagggaaatgaactggctgagtcactcccatgtttgcccaggcgcccggttaaaagagcacccaggactatgtcaacaacggctaccagtcatactgcactgtctgctgccaaaaggcaataaactgctgctgtgtagcaatgcagcacCACGTCTGCCAGTACCCAGGAAAcgtacggtgatggttagctgagagggctccatggtatggcgtctgcacaggtaactcaagaaaaaaggcgcaaaacaattgtctgcccttgcttccacggagggagggagggaacgggggcctgacgatatgtacccagaaccacccgcgacaatgttttagccccatcaggcactgggatttctacccagaattcaaatgggtggcagagactgcgggaactgtgggatagccacccacagtgcaaacTCCGGAAGTTGATGgctgcctcggtactgtggacacacttcgccgactacatgcacttagagcatttgtgtggggccacacacaatcgactgtataaaaatgctttctacaaaaccgacttctataaatttgacctaatttcatagcatagacatacccttacatgCCAAGTCTCTGAGTTGGAATGAGACACAGAT
The sequence above is a segment of the Natator depressus isolate rNatDep1 chromosome 5, rNatDep2.hap1, whole genome shotgun sequence genome. Coding sequences within it:
- the LOC141987941 gene encoding myb/SANT-like DNA-binding domain-containing protein 7; this translates as MQSSSAEVTMMESQNRKRAPAWTEREVRDLIAVRGEESVPSELRSSFRNAKTFVKISQGMKDRGCNRDPKQCRVKLKELRQAYQKTREANGRSGSEPKTCHFCDELHAILGGSATTTPAMLFDSFNGDGGNMEAGFGDEEDDDDEVVDSSKQARGETVFPDSQELFLTLDLEPESDIIRGHLTEIGCFS